The Halorientalis sp. IM1011 genome window below encodes:
- a CDS encoding branched-chain amino acid ABC transporter permease: protein MSDKSTSRLRLLFGTLNPLGMPLRQKIGLLGLAFLIAIPLLVSLPVVGQFVVLIMPASSWELGLYNVAAALFFAMFAMSWDAVSGYTGEISFGHGLFFAVGGYTSAMLNMGHGLSPWVSILGGVLLAAVAGVLIGVPALRIEGPYLSLVTLVAPLILLQLFIYMSDIFGGEQGLGNPDNLVGLGFVSNYFLALGLFLAVFVLLWALTRSNTGAILTAIREDEDAVSAAGLSTAKFKIFAFVLSGAIGGLAGAAYVHTPVGSPTPSELMSVIINVEVIIAAVLGGMGTIVGAALGGLFVAMVPDYLNLIEFTVPVIGKSISEMSFFLFAIVTLVLLNIFPGGVLRWGIALGRRATGRTGGEEGMAADGGQSPDEGGTDPVEQTIERYQEYYDNMFGGDDE, encoded by the coding sequence ATGAGTGACAAATCAACCTCTCGACTACGTCTGCTGTTCGGGACACTGAACCCGCTCGGCATGCCGCTGCGCCAGAAGATCGGGTTGCTCGGGCTGGCGTTCCTGATCGCGATCCCGCTGCTGGTCTCGCTGCCGGTCGTCGGGCAGTTCGTGGTCCTGATCATGCCGGCCAGCTCCTGGGAACTCGGGCTGTACAACGTGGCGGCCGCGCTCTTTTTCGCCATGTTCGCGATGAGCTGGGACGCCGTCTCCGGCTACACCGGCGAGATCAGCTTCGGGCACGGCCTGTTCTTCGCGGTCGGCGGCTACACGTCCGCGATGTTGAACATGGGCCACGGGCTCTCGCCGTGGGTCTCGATCCTCGGCGGCGTCTTGCTGGCCGCGGTGGCCGGCGTCCTGATCGGCGTGCCGGCCCTGCGAATCGAGGGGCCGTACCTGTCGCTGGTGACGCTGGTCGCACCGCTCATCCTGCTCCAGTTGTTCATCTACATGAGCGACATCTTCGGCGGCGAGCAGGGTCTCGGGAACCCCGACAATCTCGTCGGACTCGGCTTCGTGAGCAACTACTTCCTCGCGCTCGGGCTGTTCCTCGCCGTGTTCGTCCTGCTATGGGCGCTCACGCGCTCGAACACGGGAGCCATCCTGACCGCGATCCGGGAAGACGAGGACGCCGTCTCGGCCGCGGGGCTGAGCACGGCGAAGTTCAAGATTTTCGCGTTCGTCCTCAGCGGTGCGATCGGTGGCCTGGCCGGCGCGGCGTACGTCCACACGCCGGTCGGCTCGCCGACGCCCTCGGAGCTGATGTCGGTCATCATCAACGTCGAGGTCATCATCGCGGCCGTGCTGGGCGGGATGGGGACCATCGTCGGCGCGGCCCTCGGCGGCCTGTTCGTCGCCATGGTGCCCGACTACCTGAATCTCATCGAGTTCACCGTCCCGGTGATCGGGAAGTCCATCTCGGAGATGTCCTTTTTCCTGTTCGCCATCGTGACGCTGGTCCTGCTGAACATCTTCCCCGGCGGCGTCCTCCGCTGGGGGATCGCGCTGGGCCGGCGCGCGACCGGGCGCACCGGCGGTGAGGAAGGCATGGCGGCCGACGGGGGTCAGTCCCCCGACGAGGGCGGCACCGATCCGGTCGAACAGACTATCGAACGCTATCAGGAGTACTACGACAACATGTTCGGAGGTGACGACGAATGA
- a CDS encoding ABC transporter ATP-binding protein, with protein MSADTRAEEAATGTADEGVRADDGILAVDGLRKEFGGLVAVDDLSFAVQEQEILGFIGPNGAGKSTTFNCVTGTYPPTDGTVWYKGEDVTGTPPHQMVKRGMARTFQSFAPLEDRSVLKNVALSMMDDRLVTTDGLLGEFHAEARAICERVGLGDRLHQTPAELPHAGMLRLELGRALGTDPDLLLVDEPFAGLSGPEVESVSDLLLELRDEGMTLVVVDHNMRGLLQLIDRAIVINFGSLLAEGTPDEITENPDVQEAYLGGGLE; from the coding sequence ATGAGCGCCGACACGAGGGCAGAGGAAGCGGCGACCGGGACGGCCGACGAGGGCGTCCGGGCCGACGACGGAATCCTCGCCGTCGACGGCCTGCGCAAGGAGTTCGGCGGCCTGGTGGCCGTCGACGACCTCTCCTTCGCGGTGCAGGAACAGGAGATCCTGGGCTTCATCGGCCCCAACGGCGCGGGCAAGTCGACGACGTTCAACTGCGTGACGGGCACGTACCCCCCGACCGACGGCACCGTCTGGTACAAGGGCGAAGACGTGACCGGCACGCCGCCACACCAGATGGTCAAACGCGGGATGGCCCGGACATTCCAGTCGTTCGCGCCGCTGGAGGACCGGAGCGTCCTGAAAAACGTCGCGCTCTCGATGATGGACGACAGGCTCGTCACGACCGACGGACTGCTCGGCGAGTTCCACGCCGAGGCGCGCGCGATCTGTGAACGGGTCGGTCTCGGCGACCGGCTTCACCAGACGCCCGCGGAACTCCCTCACGCCGGGATGCTCCGACTGGAACTCGGCCGCGCGCTCGGGACCGACCCCGACCTGTTGCTGGTCGACGAACCCTTCGCCGGCCTCTCGGGCCCCGAGGTCGAGAGCGTCTCCGACCTCCTGCTCGAACTGCGTGACGAGGGCATGACGCTCGTCGTCGTCGACCACAACATGCGCGGACTCCTGCAGCTGATCGACCGCGCGATCGTGATCAACTTCGGGTCGCTGCTCGCGGAGGGTACGCCCGACGAGATCACGGAGAACCCCGACGTGCAGGAGGCCTACCTCGGAGGTGGTCTCGAATGA
- a CDS encoding ABC transporter ATP-binding protein, with protein MSSDAEGESRAVVDSGVAGDPILSVNDVHVSYGKVQALNGVDLEIGKGELISVIGPNGAGKTTLANSISGFLPYDGSITYDGDEVGENDPEELVEDGLIQCTEKRDLFGFMSVEDNLDLGTYVRGDYEERLEFVYDLFPTLEERKDQHAHTMSGGEQQMLAIGRALMSDPELLVLDEPTLGLAPVILEDISEGIDRIQEEGVTILLCEQNVTFAMNHADRINLLENGEIVRQGPPEELRDDDYIRESYLGG; from the coding sequence ATGAGTTCCGACGCCGAGGGCGAATCGAGAGCAGTGGTCGACTCGGGCGTCGCCGGCGACCCGATCCTCTCCGTCAATGACGTTCACGTCTCCTACGGAAAGGTACAGGCGCTCAACGGCGTCGATCTGGAGATCGGCAAAGGCGAGTTGATCTCGGTCATCGGCCCCAACGGCGCGGGCAAGACGACGCTGGCCAACTCGATCTCCGGCTTTCTCCCATACGACGGGTCGATCACCTACGACGGCGACGAGGTCGGCGAGAACGATCCGGAGGAACTCGTCGAGGACGGACTCATACAGTGTACCGAGAAACGGGATCTGTTCGGGTTCATGTCCGTCGAGGACAACCTCGATCTCGGGACCTACGTCCGGGGCGACTACGAGGAACGTCTGGAGTTCGTCTACGACCTGTTCCCGACGCTGGAAGAGCGCAAGGACCAGCACGCACACACGATGTCGGGCGGGGAACAGCAGATGCTCGCCATCGGCCGTGCGCTGATGAGCGATCCGGAACTGCTGGTGCTGGACGAACCGACGCTCGGACTCGCGCCGGTCATCTTAGAGGACATCAGCGAAGGGATCGACCGCATCCAGGAGGAAGGCGTCACCATCCTGCTCTGTGAGCAGAACGTCACCTTCGCGATGAACCACGCCGACCGGATCAACCTGCTCGAAAACGGCGAGATCGTCCGCCAGGGACCACCCGAAGAACTTCGCGACGACGACTACATCCGGGAGTCGTATCTGGGCGGTTAG
- a CDS encoding long-chain fatty acid--CoA ligase, with the protein MTNLVNDVAETVAEHPEQTAISFRDTEISYEAFWHRTGQLAAALRDAGVEPGDRVGVYLPNLPQFVTSYYGVLRAGGAVVPMNPQYKAREISHMLEDSEAKVVVSLADLVPFVREVQDDTNVTEIVSVGGDAEGATEFDAFLADEPMETVERADDDVAAQPYTSGTTGTPKGVLLTHRNLGWMSRHADDIMEEEIGPQDKLLGVLPLFHIYGMTVVMNAGLYGGATYYPLPEWDAETAMGLIQSEGLTIMHGVPAMYNDMINNPNASDYDLSSLRFTNSGGSSCPIEVIERFEEIFGVQLNEGYGLTETSPITHANRPGARRKGAIGQPIPGVDAKIVNEDFEEMPRVEEGPIDEEEHDLDEIVGEVVVSGPNVMKGYHDRPGANAEAFTEVDGKTWFHTEDLGYWDEDDFFYVIDREKHMIVTGGYNVYPREVEELLFEHEDVADAAVVGIPDERRGETVKAFVVPRPDADVTPEEIKEYCLENMAEYKHPREVEFVEELPRTTTGKVQKFELREREEEN; encoded by the coding sequence ATGACAAACCTCGTAAACGACGTGGCCGAGACGGTCGCAGAACACCCCGAACAGACCGCTATCTCGTTCCGGGACACCGAGATCTCCTACGAGGCGTTCTGGCACCGGACCGGGCAACTCGCGGCCGCACTGCGGGACGCAGGCGTCGAACCCGGTGACCGCGTCGGCGTCTACCTGCCGAACCTCCCGCAGTTCGTCACCTCCTACTACGGCGTGCTCCGGGCCGGTGGGGCCGTCGTGCCGATGAACCCCCAGTACAAGGCCCGCGAGATCAGCCACATGCTCGAGGACAGCGAGGCGAAAGTCGTCGTCTCGCTGGCGGATCTCGTCCCGTTCGTCCGGGAAGTACAGGACGACACGAACGTCACGGAGATCGTCAGCGTCGGCGGCGATGCCGAGGGTGCGACCGAGTTCGACGCCTTCCTCGCCGACGAACCGATGGAGACCGTCGAGCGGGCGGACGACGACGTGGCCGCCCAGCCCTACACCAGCGGCACCACGGGCACGCCGAAGGGCGTCCTCCTGACCCACCGCAACCTCGGGTGGATGAGCCGCCACGCCGACGACATCATGGAGGAGGAGATCGGGCCGCAGGACAAACTGCTGGGCGTCCTGCCCCTGTTCCACATCTACGGCATGACGGTCGTGATGAACGCCGGACTCTACGGCGGCGCGACCTACTACCCGCTGCCCGAGTGGGACGCCGAGACGGCGATGGGCCTGATCCAGTCGGAGGGGCTGACGATCATGCACGGCGTGCCGGCGATGTACAACGACATGATCAACAACCCCAACGCGAGCGACTACGACCTCTCCAGCCTCCGCTTTACGAACTCCGGGGGCAGCAGCTGTCCGATCGAGGTCATCGAACGCTTCGAGGAGATCTTCGGCGTGCAGCTCAACGAGGGGTACGGGCTCACCGAGACCAGTCCGATCACTCACGCCAACCGCCCCGGCGCGCGCCGGAAGGGTGCGATCGGCCAGCCGATCCCCGGCGTCGACGCCAAGATCGTGAACGAGGACTTCGAGGAGATGCCCCGCGTCGAGGAGGGTCCCATCGACGAAGAGGAGCACGATCTCGACGAGATCGTCGGCGAGGTCGTCGTCTCCGGCCCGAACGTCATGAAGGGCTACCACGATCGCCCCGGTGCGAACGCGGAGGCGTTCACAGAGGTCGACGGGAAGACGTGGTTCCACACCGAGGACCTGGGGTACTGGGACGAGGACGACTTCTTCTACGTCATCGACCGGGAGAAACACATGATCGTCACGGGCGGGTACAACGTCTATCCCCGTGAGGTCGAGGAACTCCTCTTCGAACACGAGGACGTGGCCGACGCCGCCGTCGTCGGCATCCCGGACGAGCGCCGTGGCGAGACGGTCAAGGCCTTCGTCGTCCCCAGACCCGACGCCGACGTGACGCCCGAGGAGATCAAGGAGTACTGTCTGGAGAACATGGCCGAGTACAAACACCCCCGCGAGGTCGAGTTCGTCGAGGAACTGCCCCGGACGACGACGGGCAAGGTCCAGAAGTTCGAACTCCGCGAGCGCGAAGAAGAGAACTGA
- a CDS encoding P-loop NTPase, with the protein MSHDLESAVESALGQVQNPSLGSDVYEAGLIHDLAVEDGDVTVALDQTAVDPTMARGVADAVVSAVGGVDGVNEVSVRRVSPQSPGRQRGGAGHPAGNAAGSQAATNGHAAGGHHGPGAGHHDHAEHGHEAGGDDEAGAFADIDRVIAVASAKGGVGKSTVAVQLACALAEDDDVGIFDADLYGPNVPTLLDVDGPVRAGADDRPQPVETGGVEVMSTGLMNDSQPLAWRGSVAHDVVTDLAETTDWTDRDVLVLDLPPGTGDVPLSILQETSVDGVVFVTTPFQSSVADTRRSVELFADEGVPVLGTVLNMASHTCPECGDEHPLFDGGDADDLDVPVLAELPFTDEVQATAVPGEVPESFDELAERVTERLAEVGGIEVDDNDAVDVRGLDSEARYDAVEEGFTSVDSGEAFYLVSDRDPTPVREFLGDLAGVDDPVLAFQPFEVEKRDAETWVLRTRRP; encoded by the coding sequence ATGTCACACGATCTCGAATCCGCGGTCGAGTCGGCGCTGGGGCAGGTACAGAACCCGTCGCTGGGAAGCGACGTGTACGAGGCCGGGCTGATCCACGATCTGGCGGTGGAGGACGGCGACGTGACCGTGGCCCTCGATCAGACGGCCGTCGATCCGACGATGGCCCGCGGGGTCGCCGACGCCGTGGTCAGCGCGGTCGGCGGCGTCGACGGCGTGAACGAGGTGTCCGTCCGGCGGGTCTCCCCGCAGTCACCCGGCAGGCAACGCGGCGGTGCTGGGCACCCGGCAGGCAACGCGGCGGGCAGCCAGGCAGCGACGAACGGACACGCGGCAGGCGGTCACCACGGGCCCGGCGCCGGTCACCACGACCACGCGGAACACGGTCACGAGGCCGGCGGGGACGACGAAGCCGGCGCGTTCGCGGATATCGACCGGGTGATCGCGGTCGCGAGCGCGAAAGGCGGCGTCGGGAAGTCCACGGTCGCGGTCCAGCTCGCCTGTGCGCTGGCCGAGGACGACGACGTGGGGATCTTCGACGCCGACCTCTACGGGCCGAACGTCCCGACGCTGCTCGACGTGGACGGCCCGGTCCGCGCGGGGGCGGACGACCGGCCACAGCCGGTCGAGACTGGCGGCGTCGAGGTGATGAGTACGGGGCTGATGAACGATAGCCAGCCGCTGGCCTGGCGCGGGTCGGTCGCTCACGACGTGGTGACGGATCTCGCCGAGACCACGGACTGGACCGACCGGGACGTGCTCGTGCTGGACCTGCCGCCGGGGACCGGCGACGTGCCGCTCTCGATATTGCAGGAGACGAGCGTCGACGGCGTGGTGTTCGTGACGACGCCGTTCCAGTCGAGCGTGGCCGACACCCGCCGTAGCGTCGAGTTGTTCGCCGACGAGGGGGTGCCGGTGCTGGGAACGGTCCTGAACATGGCCAGTCACACCTGTCCCGAGTGCGGGGACGAGCACCCGCTGTTCGACGGCGGCGATGCCGACGACCTCGACGTGCCGGTCCTCGCGGAACTCCCCTTCACCGACGAGGTACAGGCCACGGCCGTCCCCGGCGAGGTCCCGGAGTCGTTCGACGAGCTGGCCGAGCGCGTCACCGAGCGACTGGCCGAAGTCGGAGGGATCGAGGTGGACGACAACGACGCGGTCGACGTTCGGGGACTCGACTCCGAGGCGCGCTACGACGCCGTCGAGGAGGGGTTCACGTCGGTCGACTCTGGCGAGGCGTTCTACCTCGTGAGCGACCGCGATCCGACGCCAGTCCGGGAGTTCCTCGGCGACCTCGCGGGTGTCGACGATCCGGTACTCGCTTTCCAGCCGTTCGAGGTCGAAAAGCGGGACGCAGAGACGTGGGTGTTGCGGACGAGACGGCCCTGA
- a CDS encoding helix-turn-helix domain-containing protein, which translates to MSATGLQIAMAIDAPGGCPAGEVSAETDQSVESVTWNRAGDGDVTEEFTVEADLNRADVDPVFETDGRTRYRFDRDWTDPCACETVELQGSPLQNVRAEDGRLHLTFYAPDVAQVREIVSELRERYEGVRLKHLSQSGDVDEENLVLVDRSRLTDRQREVLETAYEMGYFEHPREANASHVAEELGITLSTFTEHLAIAQSKVLDAIVDPE; encoded by the coding sequence ATGAGCGCGACCGGTCTCCAGATCGCGATGGCGATCGACGCCCCGGGTGGCTGTCCGGCGGGCGAGGTATCGGCTGAAACCGACCAGTCCGTCGAATCAGTCACCTGGAACAGGGCGGGCGACGGGGACGTGACCGAGGAGTTCACCGTCGAGGCCGACCTCAACCGGGCGGACGTGGATCCCGTCTTCGAGACGGACGGGCGGACCCGCTACCGATTCGACCGCGACTGGACCGACCCCTGTGCCTGTGAAACCGTCGAGTTGCAGGGCTCTCCGTTACAGAACGTCCGGGCCGAGGACGGCCGGCTCCACCTGACCTTCTACGCGCCCGACGTGGCGCAGGTCCGCGAGATCGTCTCGGAGCTCCGGGAGCGTTACGAGGGCGTCCGGCTGAAACACCTCAGCCAGTCCGGCGACGTGGACGAGGAGAACCTCGTCCTCGTCGACCGGAGCCGGCTCACCGACCGCCAGCGGGAGGTCCTCGAGACCGCCTACGAGATGGGCTACTTCGAGCACCCCCGCGAGGCCAACGCCAGCCACGTGGCCGAGGAACTCGGCATCACGCTCTCGACGTTCACCGAACACCTCGCCATCGCCCAGTCGAAAGTACTGGACGCCATCGTCGACCCGGAGTGA
- a CDS encoding molybdopterin-dependent oxidoreductase gives MSLSRREFLAAAGTGAVGALVGDAWSATQAVEPVTSVDNPLRSYPNRDWERVYHEIYEYDAVDWTVCHPNCTQSCALNFYMKNGVPIRAEQIYHQEEGSPGPGGPGGYEEADVSRHWNPRGCMKGLTLHRRTFEPSRIKYPMVRKGWDPEDPSPEGRGEDEFERVSWDEAIDLIAEKMANLEDNKRFHVFNAIKADGLITRHGSARRLASIFGGCEWTEYDWYADLPPGHVITTGYQTSDADASAWRKADFTIMQGKNLIHNKLADNHWLQETRERGGKMVGVYPDYSPTVQKCDRWLPVRPGSDPAFALGIANVIITEQLYDEEFMRQFTTLPLLIRQDDGKYLRAHEVFEDHEPPAEDVEDQHEHDDWGDFVALDQNGELVAITREEVGEETPATPRLEVDREVTLADGDSVSVHTDFTRQKANILENYDPETVEDITTIPAEGLRKTARELAAAEKAQWFTGEGINHWFHSNDSLQRTIFFVQSMLGNIGEAGAGYYNYSGQYKIELLDGYPTYVNPDGHAAHGMYPGYAFAFFGGETLDAHQIRGDFDEDLDLVPQGDADEPVLPENADSYTMSRPAVLWTMNCNLLNQTKHQQHVVENFVKHPDTGNELFVVSDMHMTYSARHADIVLPVHSWLECEYPDITVGPENPFLHMDHGVMDPIYDTKQDGEIVALVAEKLDEKIPPEERNVDSYREYFHKFLDDDEDVRDYIQQTLDAGMTTRDIDVEDIEDGPERLQLKTYPRIPFWSQIHEDRPFYTKTGRMEFHKEEDRFLELGRADLDHIESPEGTPYGRNQKWDEAKDEENPIYHDQEYQFYYNTPHPKYRTHSSWGMTDWNLLWSARDFGSTSADPDGTDRLVEDFSFPEGDGETNDTPPLGEAFVEIHPEDAEDIDVETGDYVRISGLRGSLVVRAMVSERMRPRSAGDMGQLTIWHGWWPQHFPDDEENPDSEKGYNVTTNIWLDPAQETDDLVHKAVFGDPNISDVVEDDIVWKGAELEHGYEETVWAPTGTNRDDLVEVEKYEAADWRPGDARKDDLMQDYIGGSLQGGDS, from the coding sequence ATGTCCCTCTCGCGGCGTGAGTTCCTCGCGGCGGCGGGGACAGGCGCAGTGGGGGCATTGGTCGGTGACGCCTGGTCGGCGACCCAGGCCGTCGAACCGGTGACCAGCGTGGACAACCCGCTCAGGTCCTACCCCAACAGGGACTGGGAGCGGGTCTACCACGAGATCTACGAGTACGACGCGGTGGACTGGACGGTCTGTCACCCCAACTGTACCCAGTCGTGCGCGCTGAACTTCTACATGAAAAACGGGGTGCCGATCAGGGCCGAACAGATCTACCACCAGGAGGAGGGCAGTCCCGGCCCCGGCGGTCCGGGCGGCTACGAGGAGGCCGACGTGAGCCGCCACTGGAACCCGCGCGGGTGTATGAAGGGGCTGACCCTCCACCGGCGGACCTTCGAGCCGAGCCGGATCAAGTACCCCATGGTCCGGAAGGGGTGGGACCCCGAGGACCCGAGCCCGGAGGGGCGGGGGGAAGACGAGTTCGAGCGCGTCTCCTGGGACGAGGCGATCGACCTGATCGCCGAGAAGATGGCCAATCTGGAGGACAACAAGCGCTTCCACGTCTTCAACGCCATCAAGGCCGACGGGCTGATCACCCGGCACGGCTCGGCGCGGCGGCTGGCCTCCATCTTCGGGGGCTGTGAGTGGACCGAGTACGACTGGTACGCCGACCTGCCGCCGGGACACGTCATCACGACGGGGTACCAGACCTCAGACGCCGACGCGTCGGCCTGGCGGAAGGCCGACTTCACGATCATGCAGGGGAAGAACCTGATCCACAACAAGCTCGCGGACAACCACTGGCTCCAGGAGACCCGCGAGCGCGGCGGGAAGATGGTCGGCGTCTACCCCGACTACTCCCCGACGGTCCAGAAGTGCGATCGCTGGCTCCCCGTCCGCCCCGGCAGCGACCCCGCCTTCGCGCTCGGGATCGCGAACGTCATAATCACCGAACAGCTGTACGACGAGGAGTTCATGCGGCAGTTCACGACACTGCCGCTTTTGATTCGCCAGGACGACGGGAAGTACCTGCGCGCACACGAGGTGTTCGAGGACCACGAGCCGCCGGCCGAGGACGTGGAGGACCAGCACGAACACGACGACTGGGGCGACTTCGTGGCGCTCGATCAGAACGGCGAACTCGTCGCGATCACCCGCGAGGAGGTCGGCGAGGAGACTCCGGCAACGCCCCGGCTGGAGGTCGACCGCGAGGTGACCCTCGCCGACGGCGACTCCGTGTCCGTTCACACCGACTTCACGCGCCAGAAGGCCAACATCCTGGAGAACTACGACCCCGAGACCGTCGAGGATATCACGACGATCCCCGCCGAGGGGCTCCGGAAGACCGCCCGCGAACTGGCCGCCGCCGAGAAGGCCCAGTGGTTCACTGGCGAGGGAATCAACCACTGGTTCCACAGCAACGACTCGCTCCAGCGGACGATCTTCTTCGTCCAGTCGATGCTGGGCAACATCGGCGAGGCCGGCGCGGGCTACTACAACTACTCCGGCCAGTACAAGATCGAACTGCTGGACGGCTATCCCACCTACGTCAACCCGGACGGCCACGCGGCCCACGGGATGTACCCGGGCTATGCCTTCGCCTTCTTCGGCGGGGAGACGCTGGACGCCCACCAGATCCGCGGGGACTTCGACGAGGACCTCGACCTCGTCCCGCAGGGCGACGCGGACGAGCCGGTGCTGCCGGAGAACGCCGACTCCTACACGATGTCCCGGCCGGCCGTGCTGTGGACGATGAACTGCAACCTGCTGAACCAGACCAAACACCAGCAACACGTCGTCGAGAACTTCGTCAAGCACCCCGACACGGGTAACGAACTGTTCGTCGTCTCGGACATGCACATGACGTACTCGGCCCGGCACGCCGACATCGTCCTGCCCGTGCACTCCTGGCTCGAATGCGAGTACCCGGACATCACGGTCGGGCCGGAGAACCCCTTCCTGCACATGGACCACGGCGTCATGGACCCCATCTACGACACCAAGCAGGACGGGGAGATCGTCGCGCTGGTCGCGGAGAAACTCGACGAGAAGATCCCGCCCGAGGAGCGCAACGTCGACTCCTACCGGGAGTACTTCCACAAGTTCCTCGACGACGACGAGGACGTGCGGGACTACATCCAGCAGACCCTCGATGCCGGGATGACCACCCGCGACATCGACGTCGAGGACATCGAGGACGGCCCGGAACGGCTCCAGCTGAAGACCTACCCGCGGATCCCCTTCTGGTCACAGATCCACGAGGACCGGCCGTTCTACACCAAGACCGGTCGGATGGAGTTCCACAAGGAGGAGGATCGGTTCCTCGAACTCGGTCGCGCGGATCTGGACCACATCGAGAGCCCGGAGGGGACGCCGTACGGTCGCAACCAGAAGTGGGACGAGGCAAAAGACGAGGAGAACCCGATCTACCACGATCAGGAGTACCAGTTCTACTACAACACGCCCCACCCGAAGTACCGGACTCACTCCTCGTGGGGCATGACGGACTGGAACCTGCTCTGGTCGGCCAGGGACTTCGGGTCGACCAGCGCCGACCCCGATGGGACCGACCGACTCGTCGAGGACTTCTCGTTCCCGGAGGGTGACGGCGAGACCAACGACACGCCGCCGCTGGGCGAGGCCTTCGTCGAGATCCACCCAGAGGACGCCGAAGACATAGACGTCGAGACCGGCGACTACGTCCGGATCAGCGGGCTCCGCGGGAGTCTCGTCGTCCGTGCGATGGTGAGCGAACGGATGCGCCCCCGCTCGGCCGGCGACATGGGCCAGCTCACCATCTGGCACGGCTGGTGGCCCCAGCACTTCCCGGACGACGAGGAGAACCCCGACAGCGAGAAGGGGTACAACGTGACGACGAACATCTGGCTCGACCCCGCCCAGGAGACCGACGACCTCGTCCACAAGGCGGTGTTCGGCGACCCCAACATCTCCGACGTGGTCGAGGACGACATCGTCTGGAAGGGTGCCGAACTGGAACACGGCTACGAGGAGACCGTCTGGGCACCGACCGGCACCAACCGCGACGACCTCGTGGAGGTCGAGAAGTACGAGGCGGCCGACTGGCGGCCCGGCGACGCGCGCAAGGACGACCTGATGCAGGACTACATTGGAGGGTCGCTGCAGGGAGGTGACAGCTAA
- a CDS encoding 4Fe-4S dicluster domain-containing protein: MPDVYNPQLGREQSYPYEHREEERDWHWGMVINTNRCINCNTCSFACKSTWTSGKGQEYMWWMNVETEPYGGYPMGWDMRLLDDLEEGQTIFEAAEDDERVKGYIAQKEDWEYPALGDDSVHGEYPEDEVVESDVEEGEYHDIWQFYLPRLCNHCKNPACLAACPRQAVYKRDDGIVLIDQERCRGYRRCVKACPYHKPMFNAETGVTEKPIGCYPRIEDGNVPRCVSSCIGKTRLHGNINRGPDAPSPGGTAPGGRSPINYLVKSDEKIALPLYPQFGTQPQVFYMPPYHVPPEFLTQMFTPNTEEKHNDWPGDTYEESIEIVQQRVRDPSHEVLGILQLFGATTRMIETYEVTDTRVKGWDPDGEKVVDIPIEEPMEIREGEQWTNQP, from the coding sequence ATGCCAGACGTCTACAACCCCCAGCTCGGTCGCGAGCAGAGCTACCCCTACGAACACCGCGAGGAGGAGCGCGACTGGCACTGGGGCATGGTCATCAACACGAACCGCTGTATCAACTGCAACACCTGCTCCTTCGCCTGTAAGTCCACCTGGACCTCGGGCAAGGGACAGGAGTACATGTGGTGGATGAACGTCGAGACCGAGCCCTACGGCGGCTACCCGATGGGCTGGGACATGCGCCTGCTCGACGACCTCGAAGAAGGACAGACCATCTTCGAGGCCGCCGAGGACGACGAGCGTGTCAAGGGCTACATAGCTCAAAAGGAAGACTGGGAGTACCCCGCACTCGGCGACGACTCCGTCCACGGCGAGTACCCCGAGGACGAGGTCGTCGAGAGCGACGTCGAGGAGGGCGAGTACCACGACATCTGGCAGTTCTACCTGCCCCGCCTCTGTAACCACTGCAAGAACCCGGCCTGTCTCGCGGCCTGCCCGCGACAGGCCGTGTACAAGCGCGACGACGGCATCGTCCTGATCGACCAGGAACGCTGTCGGGGCTACCGCCGCTGTGTCAAGGCCTGTCCGTACCACAAGCCGATGTTCAACGCCGAGACCGGCGTCACGGAGAAACCCATCGGCTGTTACCCGCGCATCGAGGACGGCAACGTCCCACGGTGTGTCTCCTCGTGTATCGGGAAGACCCGGCTCCACGGGAACATCAACCGCGGGCCGGACGCCCCCTCGCCTGGCGGGACGGCTCCCGGCGGTCGGAGCCCGATCAACTACCTCGTCAAGTCCGACGAGAAGATCGCGCTGCCGCTCTACCCGCAGTTCGGCACCCAGCCGCAGGTGTTCTACATGCCGCCCTACCACGTCCCGCCGGAGTTCCTGACCCAGATGTTCACGCCGAACACGGAGGAGAAACACAACGACTGGCCGGGCGACACCTACGAGGAGAGCATCGAGATCGTCCAGCAGCGCGTCAGGGATCCGAGCCACGAGGTGCTGGGCATCCTCCAGCTGTTCGGGGCGACGACCCGGATGATCGAGACGTACGAGGTCACGGACACGCGGGTCAAGGGCTGGGACCCCGACGGCGAGAAGGTCGTCGACATCCCCATCGAGGAGCCCATGGAGATCCGCGAGGGCGAACAGTGGACCAACCAGCCCTGA